The DNA sequence AAAGGTGTCAAAGATAAGTCCTGTATCTATAACTGCAAAGCGGGTAATCTGTTGTGCATAGATTCCAAGAGACATCAATAACATAACAATAATAATTAAGGTACTTTTTTTATTCATACTAACCTCCTATAAATTGGGTATATTGAATGAAAGAACGAATCTCCAGTCGGCACCTTTTCCGTTGCCCCATACCGGTTTTCCGTTTTTGGATTTGAAGGTATTTGCAAACATCAAACGCAGGGGAAATTGAGGTATTGAAAAGCGCAATCCCGGGCCGAAACTGAAATAATAATCGTTTATACTTAAGGACTTTAAATCCTGTAAGTTATTTTTAACGGCTACAGCGTCAAAGAAAAAGTCAAAAGATAAGATTCCGTGAGCTAAGGGCCATCTGAATTCTATCCAGTTATTTTGCATAACGGTTCCGGCTCCTTGAAGTCCCATTCCAATCCAGCCTCGTCCTTTAAATGCTCCGTCAATATAAAGCATTCTGTCAAAACTGATTGGCTGTTTAGCAAGAGGGATTTGGAAGGAAAATCCGGAGTAAAAACCTAGAACAAATTTTAGATTCCAGATGTCGCTTACAGGGTAATCTAAGAGTGTAATATAAAACTCTCCCTTTGTATCCGACTGAAAAAAGTATTCATCTTCAATTTTAGGAAAAAGACCGAAGAAGCTTGCTTCTTGGCTTAAAAACCATCCCTTAGAAGGATCATATGTAAGGTCTCTGTCATCTACAGACAGCTTTATCTTTAAAGAGTTGCTTAAGCTCCATCTTGCCTGTTGATTTCTAATTTTTTCTTCGGCAGGTCTATACAGCGTACTGTTATAGAAATTCTTTACAAGACCGAAATTTAGTTCTCCTCGTAGAGTGATAATTGCAAATTTAGGGAACCACCTGTATCCCGAATTCATACCTAAACCGAATTCGAGACGGTCATATTTCATCTTAAAGGCATCGGATAAAGAGGGATTTTTATTAAATTCTTCCATACTCGTATGAGGGTCAGGAACATTGTTAAAAGGATAAAGTATATCCTGATAAGTATATAGATTTTTATGAGATACCGAAAAATTAAAACCTACCGAAAGAGGCTTACCTAAAAACCAGTTTTCCGTTAGCCCTAAGGTTAAGCTCTGTGTATCGCTTGCGGCATTGACACTAGCCGAAAGCTCTCTTCCTGTTCCAAATAAATTTTTTTCTTCCCACTGTGCAAATACGGACATGGGAAAGGTATCCGGATCCGGCGAACCTGAAAAAGTAACACCGAATTGAATTCCGGCCGTCGATTGTTCCTCAACATTGATGACAATATCCACAAGATCAGGCTCTGAACCCTGTAAAACATCGGGTAATACGGTCGAGAAATATCTTAGGTTAGCTAAGTTTCTAAAACTATTTATTAGTTTTGTTTTAGAGAATACATCCCCTTCCTTTATTAGGATTTCTCTTAGAATAACATGGTCCTTAGTTTTTGTATTCCCTTTTATTATTATATTTTCTACATGGCTTCGTTCACGTTCCACGATTATAATCGTATAAGAAACTTCTTTAGTTGAAGTATTACGATTTTCTTTTTTATCTATATAGTTTCCGGTATAACCGTTTTCAAAATATAGGTTGGCTACATCTCCAAATCCTGTTTCAAATTTCCTTAAATTAAATACATCACCCTTTTTAAGCTTGAATTTTTCACTTAATTCCTTGGTTGAAAAAATATAGTTTCCTTCAAAGTCTACTCCTGCATAGGTAAACTGTTCTCCTTCCATTATTACATAGGTAAGGGTAATTTGATCTTTTTGCGGATCGGATTCGGTATCTACGTCCTTCTTTATAGTTTCAACATGGGCATCTATATATCCATGCTCTCCATATAATAGCTTAATCGCACTTTTATCGGCTTGCAGAGCATCTTCTCTAAAAAATCCCTTTTGCAGTAACCATGCTTCTTTAGATACAAGAACTTTTTTTAAGGCCTTTTCGGGGAATTTTGAATTTCCTTCAAAAAGTATCTTAGTTATAACGGATGTCTTGCCTTCTTTTATAAAGAATTCGACATTTACACTGTTTTTTTCTTTATCTTCAGAAGTTTTACTTGATATTTCCGCCTTTGTAAATCCTTTTTCGATATAAAAATCTTTTAAGGCTCTTTCAGCATTTTTTATATTAACTTCATTAAAAATGTCGCCTTTTTTTACCTTGATAGCTGAAAGTAAGTCTGCTTTTCTGATATTGCTGTTACCTGTAAATACAATATTATTTACGGCCGGCTTTTCTTTGACTATAAATTCCAAAAATACGTATTGATATTTGTCGTCTGCCGGTATTGCCTTAGGAACAATATCGGTAAAATAATCCAACGCATAGATTTTTTGTAATATTTCCCAATATAGTTCATCAGAAAAAGGCTTTTTTTTGTATGATTTGAAGATTTCATCTAATTCTGAGCCGGCGATATTTTGTAAACCTTTGAACTGAATCTCTAAAACAGGTTTTCCATTATACCATCCCTCAGGCTCTTGAGCAAAGCAATTTAAAGCAAATAAGATTAGCATAAAACCTATAATTTTTTTCTTTAACATTTTTATCCCCTTAATCAATAAGAAAATTTCCATGATAGTGTCAATCCTGTATCTGATACAAACAGAGAATCGAGGTTGCTCGGAGCTATGTGCCATCTAAGCTGAAAAAACGGAGTATTCATCTCAAAACCTATTTCAGGTTGAAACAGTAAATTCTCATAAACCGATTTTCTAACAACATCTGTTTTTGCAGAAAGCGGATCGTAATAGCTAAGATGCAGCATTGCATCTGCATATATGGCAGAACCGAAATACTTACCAATGTAAACACTTGTATTATCAAAATAGTTACCAATTGTCAATGGCTTATCCTTTGAAGATCTAAATAAATTTTCTAAAATAACATTTTGTATAAGTAGACTTCTTAAGGAAAATACATCTACATGAAGAAAGTCTCTG is a window from the Treponema denticola genome containing:
- the bamA gene encoding outer membrane protein assembly factor BamA, with amino-acid sequence MEIFLLIKGIKMLKKKIIGFMLILFALNCFAQEPEGWYNGKPVLEIQFKGLQNIAGSELDEIFKSYKKKPFSDELYWEILQKIYALDYFTDIVPKAIPADDKYQYVFLEFIVKEKPAVNNIVFTGNSNIRKADLLSAIKVKKGDIFNEVNIKNAERALKDFYIEKGFTKAEISSKTSEDKEKNSVNVEFFIKEGKTSVITKILFEGNSKFPEKALKKVLVSKEAWLLQKGFFREDALQADKSAIKLLYGEHGYIDAHVETIKKDVDTESDPQKDQITLTYVIMEGEQFTYAGVDFEGNYIFSTKELSEKFKLKKGDVFNLRKFETGFGDVANLYFENGYTGNYIDKKENRNTSTKEVSYTIIIVERERSHVENIIIKGNTKTKDHVILREILIKEGDVFSKTKLINSFRNLANLRYFSTVLPDVLQGSEPDLVDIVINVEEQSTAGIQFGVTFSGSPDPDTFPMSVFAQWEEKNLFGTGRELSASVNAASDTQSLTLGLTENWFLGKPLSVGFNFSVSHKNLYTYQDILYPFNNVPDPHTSMEEFNKNPSLSDAFKMKYDRLEFGLGMNSGYRWFPKFAIITLRGELNFGLVKNFYNSTLYRPAEEKIRNQQARWSLSNSLKIKLSVDDRDLTYDPSKGWFLSQEASFFGLFPKIEDEYFFQSDTKGEFYITLLDYPVSDIWNLKFVLGFYSGFSFQIPLAKQPISFDRMLYIDGAFKGRGWIGMGLQGAGTVMQNNWIEFRWPLAHGILSFDFFFDAVAVKNNLQDLKSLSINDYYFSFGPGLRFSIPQFPLRLMFANTFKSKNGKPVWGNGKGADWRFVLSFNIPNL